The following proteins are encoded in a genomic region of Prochlorococcus marinus XMU1408:
- a CDS encoding AhpC/TSA family protein has protein sequence MDYINILKEFFVDESIFVSRKKRLIVFLGSFADFDSFEYCQQLADQSKLLYKYSIDLIIIGIGSQSSKEKFCDFNKMDIKNVFSVNNSDLHNQLNFNKGLVSPLPAIINLLIMCTGIKSKGTIKEVLRGYFGDRNANKLFSEDEIIKIGSISLFKGEMFDVFSKNDVLRPFELATRRLVNMIEILSNWNIYVTDQSYLTQRSATILLDENNQLLYEFISESLLGYSSNMSKPISFLEDFLN, from the coding sequence ATGGATTACATAAATATTCTAAAGGAGTTTTTTGTAGATGAAAGTATTTTCGTTTCAAGAAAAAAGCGTTTAATTGTATTTTTAGGATCTTTTGCGGATTTTGATAGTTTTGAATATTGCCAACAATTGGCTGACCAGTCAAAGTTGCTTTATAAATACTCAATCGATTTGATTATTATTGGTATTGGTAGTCAAAGTTCTAAAGAAAAATTCTGTGATTTTAATAAAATGGATATAAAAAATGTTTTTTCAGTAAATAATTCTGATCTTCATAACCAACTAAATTTTAATAAAGGACTTGTATCACCATTACCTGCCATTATTAATTTATTGATCATGTGCACCGGAATAAAATCGAAAGGAACTATCAAGGAAGTTCTGCGAGGTTATTTTGGCGATAGAAATGCAAATAAATTATTTAGTGAAGATGAAATTATCAAAATCGGATCAATCTCTTTATTTAAAGGAGAAATGTTTGATGTCTTTTCTAAAAATGATGTTTTACGGCCTTTCGAATTGGCGACAAGGAGACTTGTGAATATGATTGAAATACTTTCTAATTGGAACATTTACGTAACTGATCAGTCATATTTAACTCAGAGAAGTGCAACAATACTACTTGATGAAAACAACCAATTACTTTATGAATTCATTTCTGAAAGTCTTTTAGGATACTCAAGCAATATGAGTAAACCAATATCATTCTTAGAAGACTTCTTGAATTGA
- a CDS encoding transcriptional regulator: MIKNKCLVCGSFDFRADRALSGRLICISCGNPYGVRKFARNKSNKKYSSPKNIKKLLIILLLIIVFIFVIV; the protein is encoded by the coding sequence ATGATTAAAAATAAATGTTTGGTTTGTGGTAGCTTTGATTTCAGGGCGGATCGTGCATTATCTGGAAGATTAATTTGTATTTCATGTGGCAATCCCTACGGAGTAAGAAAGTTTGCTAGGAATAAATCAAATAAAAAGTATTCTTCACCCAAAAACATTAAAAAATTGTTGATTATACTTTTATTAATAATTGTTTTTATTTTTGTTATTGTTTAG
- a CDS encoding ABC transporter ATP-binding protein — translation MVHRPKSKLISWAQVKNLNVMIDQKIILSNININLNFGENILILGPNGSGKSTFLKLLNRSIYPLIERGSSFKLFNKENINIWDLRKDIGFLFKDMENRVNKGVKLKDLIISGFTGTFNERYSKLISKDDMKNVESLIIQLDIQNIVDKEFHSLSDGQKRRGMLARALVYRPKLLVLDEPFCNLDIKSNSILNKTLLKLIDKSLNIIYITHSLESILPLTNRVLLIKGGKIINDGTPEELINSEVLSELYNISIKVIKQGSYWRSIV, via the coding sequence ATGGTACATAGACCTAAAAGTAAATTAATATCATGGGCTCAGGTTAAAAATTTAAATGTAATGATAGATCAAAAGATAATACTTTCAAATATAAATATAAATCTCAATTTTGGTGAAAACATTTTAATCCTAGGTCCAAATGGATCTGGCAAATCAACATTTCTAAAATTACTTAACCGATCAATATACCCACTTATAGAGAGAGGTAGTTCGTTCAAGCTATTTAACAAAGAAAATATTAATATATGGGATTTAAGAAAAGATATTGGTTTTCTATTTAAAGATATGGAAAACCGAGTAAATAAAGGAGTAAAATTGAAGGATTTAATAATATCAGGTTTTACTGGTACTTTTAACGAAAGATATTCCAAGTTGATATCAAAAGATGATATGAAAAACGTTGAGAGTTTAATAATACAGTTAGACATACAGAACATAGTTGATAAGGAGTTTCATTCATTATCTGATGGACAGAAAAGAAGAGGAATGCTTGCTAGGGCTTTAGTATATAGACCTAAACTTTTGGTTCTTGATGAGCCTTTTTGCAATTTAGATATAAAATCAAATTCAATTCTGAATAAAACTTTACTCAAATTAATTGATAAGTCATTAAATATAATATATATAACTCACAGCTTAGAGTCAATACTTCCATTAACCAACAGAGTGCTGTTAATAAAGGGTGGTAAAATCATAAATGATGGGACTCCGGAAGAACTTATTAATTCAGAGGTATTAAGTGAACTTTATAACATTTCAATCAAAGTAATTAAGCAAGGAAGTTATTGGCGGTCAATTGTATAA
- a CDS encoding Rieske (2Fe-2S) protein, translating into MNDEKEKNKKSYEFETNNLISSSFNGKENVKDLEVSSPKPSNQLTNGLLGWYSVSSSESIKEGKLNHFTIYNEPLVLYRDREGIVRCVKDVCPHRGASFLGGEVINGQLVCPYHGARFSSQGSCTNLDRITCQHIIDSNYDNYAKSIKLFQYPCVEKEGYIYIYYTGTPLANIEDFEIKSSLNSLLPDSYGFPSLEYEYEEVYVDFKADWARIIENHLDILHVFWMHGDTIPDKNVNRETITSFNQKIKRDNRQIESIYSYKTNGQEEFIRIKFVPPGRIFIYKGSPESTRYIQVLDHIPLGNNKARVIVRHYRKFLKNKLFTKFVLFSHLQRRTFYKIFTEDYLVLKTQTFNDQMGYIQKDNVKLLGEDKMVQYYWDWLQNALNKEKPWDLHPTNSLTNSVHDDRGMLYPPENPNMAIKNNRVIYIKLLTRLLFPISFILLLI; encoded by the coding sequence ATGAACGACGAAAAAGAAAAAAATAAGAAATCATATGAATTTGAGACTAATAATCTCATTAGTTCAAGTTTTAATGGGAAAGAAAACGTAAAAGATCTTGAGGTTTCATCACCAAAGCCATCCAATCAATTAACTAATGGCCTATTAGGCTGGTATTCAGTTTCAAGTAGTGAATCAATAAAGGAGGGGAAATTAAATCATTTCACTATTTATAATGAGCCACTTGTTTTGTATCGCGATAGAGAAGGTATTGTTCGATGTGTAAAAGATGTATGCCCCCACAGAGGAGCATCATTTTTAGGCGGTGAAGTTATAAACGGACAACTTGTTTGCCCTTACCATGGAGCAAGGTTCTCATCGCAAGGTAGTTGTACAAATCTAGATAGAATAACTTGTCAACATATCATAGATTCTAATTATGATAATTATGCAAAAAGCATAAAACTTTTTCAATATCCATGTGTAGAGAAAGAAGGATATATATATATTTATTATACTGGTACACCTCTTGCAAACATTGAAGATTTTGAAATCAAATCATCATTAAATAGCCTACTACCTGATTCATATGGATTTCCTTCATTAGAATATGAGTATGAAGAAGTATATGTAGATTTTAAAGCAGATTGGGCAAGGATTATTGAGAATCATCTAGATATATTACATGTATTCTGGATGCACGGAGATACTATCCCAGATAAAAACGTAAACAGAGAAACTATTACTAGTTTCAATCAAAAAATAAAACGAGATAATAGGCAAATAGAAAGTATATATTCATATAAAACAAATGGTCAGGAAGAGTTTATAAGAATAAAATTTGTTCCTCCTGGTAGGATTTTTATATACAAAGGCTCTCCAGAAAGTACTAGATACATTCAGGTACTTGATCATATTCCACTTGGAAATAACAAAGCAAGAGTAATTGTTAGACATTATAGAAAATTTCTAAAAAACAAATTATTTACTAAGTTTGTGCTATTTAGTCATCTCCAACGTAGAACTTTTTATAAGATTTTCACTGAAGATTACTTGGTTTTAAAAACTCAAACATTTAATGATCAAATGGGCTACATACAAAAAGATAATGTTAAATTATTAGGTGAAGATAAAATGGTTCAATATTATTGGGACTGGCTCCAAAATGCACTGAACAAAGAAAAACCATGGGATTTACACCCTACTAATTCATTAACTAATTCTGTTCATGATGATAGAGGAATGCTCTATCCTCCAGAGAACCCTAATATGGCTATTAAAAATAACAGAGTTATATATATTAAACTTTTAACAAGATTATTATTCCCAATTAGCTTTATTTTATTATTAATATAA
- the galE gene encoding UDP-glucose 4-epimerase GalE: protein MRILLTGGAGFIGSHISLLLLQKGFDLVILDSFVNSSTNVIKVITSYVEKKSSKCNLKIINGDIRDRNLLEKIFIDSIKDSKPIQAVIHLAGLKSVADSVLNPLGFWDVNVCGTNNLLETMSKNECYSIVFSSSATIYGLPDSLPIREDHKVSPINPYGETKVAIEKMLEGLYKSNINLWRICSLRYFNPVGAHPSGLIGEDPIGIPSNLFPYISQVAAGRREFLNVFGDDWDTNDGSGVRDYIHIMDLSEGHIAAIDYLTSKESCFEFINLGSGKGYSVFEIINQFELSTGVQIPFIIKGRRVGDIAKCYADISKAKNLLNWFPKRSLEEICLDGWNWQKNNPNGYIL, encoded by the coding sequence ATGCGAATACTACTTACAGGTGGAGCAGGATTCATAGGTTCGCACATATCTTTGTTGCTGCTTCAGAAAGGCTTTGATCTAGTAATCCTTGATTCTTTTGTTAACAGTTCCACAAATGTAATTAAAGTAATAACATCTTATGTAGAAAAAAAATCCTCAAAATGTAATTTAAAAATCATTAATGGTGACATTAGAGATAGAAATCTTTTAGAAAAAATTTTCATTGATTCTATTAAAGATAGCAAGCCTATTCAAGCTGTTATACATTTGGCTGGTTTGAAATCAGTCGCTGACTCTGTCCTTAATCCACTAGGGTTTTGGGATGTAAATGTATGTGGTACTAATAATCTCTTAGAAACTATGAGTAAAAATGAATGCTACTCAATAGTTTTCAGCAGCAGTGCAACAATCTATGGTTTACCGGATTCTCTTCCTATTAGGGAAGACCACAAAGTTTCACCAATTAATCCTTACGGCGAGACAAAAGTTGCAATAGAAAAAATGTTGGAAGGCCTTTATAAATCAAATATTAATTTGTGGAGAATTTGCTCCCTTCGTTATTTTAATCCTGTTGGTGCACATCCATCAGGTTTGATAGGGGAGGATCCTATTGGAATACCAAGCAATCTATTCCCTTATATATCCCAGGTTGCGGCAGGAAGAAGAGAATTTTTAAACGTCTTTGGAGATGATTGGGATACAAATGATGGTTCTGGTGTTAGAGACTATATACATATTATGGATTTATCAGAGGGGCATATAGCTGCAATAGATTATTTGACTTCTAAAGAATCATGTTTTGAATTTATTAATTTAGGATCTGGAAAAGGATACTCCGTCTTTGAGATTATTAATCAATTTGAACTTTCTACAGGAGTTCAAATTCCATTCATAATAAAGGGGAGAAGAGTTGGTGATATAGCAAAATGTTATGCAGATATTTCAAAGGCCAAGAATTTGTTAAATTGGTTTCCAAAAAGATCATTGGAAGAGATTTGCTTAGATGGATGGAATTGGCAAAAAAATAATCCAAATGGATATATTTTATAA
- a CDS encoding restriction endonuclease subunit S, whose product MQEEENKYSYKYETIKDYIIKKKDTYNDKILIELLGNFASGKTTFMNKLEKDLISGGYKVDKTINSFSRGYIAKYKLLLNFIIYSSFKNKILVIIFIMIYFYHFIRRKSIHRIYTLLLIKYIIFTWDMINNSKNDFVISEGIYHILPSLNILKISNFLYKKIIINLNSISNQTNTIYIYCDSTKDQCLTNTIKDMNTNRNKRFPGLTFSQIKSIVYSYESNNQFLIKKMRSKILNYNANVN is encoded by the coding sequence ATGCAGGAAGAAGAAAATAAATACTCATATAAATATGAAACAATTAAAGATTATATAATAAAAAAGAAAGATACTTATAATGATAAAATCCTAATAGAATTATTAGGTAATTTCGCTTCAGGAAAGACAACCTTTATGAATAAATTAGAAAAAGATCTAATATCCGGTGGTTATAAAGTAGATAAAACAATCAACTCATTTAGTAGAGGGTATATAGCGAAGTATAAGCTTCTTTTAAATTTTATTATATATTCAAGTTTTAAAAATAAAATTCTTGTTATCATTTTTATAATGATTTATTTTTATCATTTTATAAGAAGAAAATCTATTCATAGAATATATACATTGCTTCTAATTAAATATATTATATTCACTTGGGATATGATTAATAATTCTAAGAATGATTTTGTAATTTCAGAAGGTATTTACCATATACTACCTTCTCTTAATATATTAAAAATTTCTAATTTTCTATATAAAAAGATAATAATTAATTTGAATTCAATTTCAAATCAAACAAATACAATTTATATTTACTGCGACTCTACAAAAGACCAATGTTTAACCAATACAATTAAAGACATGAATACAAATAGAAATAAAAGATTTCCAGGATTAACTTTCTCACAAATTAAATCTATTGTTTATAGCTATGAAAGTAATAATCAATTTCTCATTAAAAAAATGCGTAGTAAAATACTAAACTATAATGCAAATGTTAATTAA
- a CDS encoding ATP-binding cassette domain-containing protein — protein sequence MKQEHSIKLIQKVLSILELKEKIKLAKLLILMCIVGLMDAISIASIIPVLKIISQKEDAFNNYESITNYLNIINIGDINLELLTILIALFATFIITLSTLFKIYSQYKINKFVEFIRDNIAVRLLKKYISKKYNFIYKKDSADISKLILSEVDQFIIQVFRPTMLLMTNVIILIFITTYLYFTDPKATLLSITFIGIFYIVFYSIVKKETARIGIITSEANKERFKMAKESFESIKDIKIYAAENFFINRFKIPSRRFAEKLADYQTINESPKYLLELFAFSGLMIITVFYRIESSNSLNGLTMLGTFAFAAYRLQPSLTAIFHGLSSIKYGSKIVKNILTELKEENTSNNNFIKYINFGKFDNRSIEIKNMNFHHNNNNINILNNINLKLEKKGLLLVIGNSGSGKSTLLDIIKGLITATSGEIIISEEFNKENLISYLHQDYSLYDDTISSNVAFGVNKELIDKAKLIYSLKKANIWSHIRSLPKGINFRLGERGQNFSGGQKQRIAFARAIYFNPKILILDEPTSSLDFEVEKELNNIILEISKKSLVIMATHKLTVMPPDTDVAWIDDKGELNLCKLRDYKSIKQ from the coding sequence ATGAAACAAGAACATTCAATTAAATTAATACAAAAAGTATTATCAATACTTGAATTAAAAGAAAAAATTAAATTAGCTAAATTATTAATATTAATGTGCATAGTTGGATTAATGGATGCTATAAGTATTGCATCAATAATACCAGTACTTAAAATAATTAGTCAAAAAGAAGATGCGTTTAACAATTATGAATCTATTACTAATTATTTAAATATAATAAACATTGGAGATATAAATTTAGAACTATTAACTATATTAATAGCATTGTTTGCTACATTTATAATAACATTATCAACTTTATTTAAAATATATTCTCAATATAAGATTAATAAATTTGTTGAATTCATAAGAGATAATATAGCTGTAAGATTACTAAAAAAATATATTTCAAAAAAATATAATTTTATATATAAAAAAGACTCAGCTGATATATCAAAATTAATACTTTCCGAAGTTGATCAATTTATTATACAAGTTTTTAGACCAACAATGTTACTTATGACAAATGTAATTATACTTATATTTATAACCACTTATTTATACTTTACAGATCCAAAAGCTACATTACTATCAATAACATTTATAGGTATTTTCTATATTGTATTTTACAGTATAGTAAAGAAAGAAACGGCAAGAATAGGCATAATTACAAGTGAAGCTAATAAAGAAAGATTCAAAATGGCTAAAGAATCATTTGAATCAATTAAAGACATAAAGATATATGCTGCTGAAAATTTTTTTATAAATAGATTCAAAATACCGTCAAGAAGATTTGCCGAAAAATTAGCTGATTATCAAACAATAAATGAAAGTCCAAAATATCTATTAGAGTTATTTGCGTTTTCTGGTTTAATGATTATAACTGTATTTTATAGAATTGAATCTAGTAATTCATTAAATGGTCTTACTATGTTGGGAACATTTGCATTTGCTGCTTACAGATTGCAACCTTCCTTGACTGCTATATTTCATGGTTTAAGTAGTATTAAATATGGTTCTAAAATTGTTAAAAATATCTTAACCGAACTAAAAGAAGAAAATACATCTAATAATAATTTTATTAAATATATTAACTTCGGAAAATTTGATAACAGATCTATAGAAATAAAAAATATGAATTTTCATCATAATAATAATAATATCAATATTTTGAACAATATAAATTTAAAATTAGAAAAAAAAGGATTACTCTTGGTTATTGGAAACAGTGGTTCTGGTAAAAGTACACTTTTAGATATTATTAAAGGATTAATTACAGCTACTTCTGGTGAAATAATAATATCGGAAGAATTTAATAAAGAAAACTTAATTTCATATCTTCATCAAGACTATTCACTATATGATGATACAATAAGTTCAAATGTAGCTTTTGGGGTTAATAAAGAACTAATAGACAAAGCTAAATTAATCTATTCATTAAAAAAAGCAAATATTTGGTCTCATATTAGATCATTACCTAAAGGAATAAATTTCAGGCTAGGTGAAAGAGGACAAAATTTCTCTGGAGGGCAAAAACAAAGAATAGCTTTTGCTAGAGCAATATACTTTAATCCAAAAATATTAATTCTTGATGAGCCTACTAGTTCACTAGACTTTGAAGTTGAAAAAGAACTAAATAATATTATTTTAGAAATATCAAAAAAATCTCTTGTCATTATGGCAACACACAAGTTAACAGTTATGCCACCAGATACAGATGTTGCTTGGATTGATGATAAAGGAGAATTAAACCTTTGCAAGTTAAGAGATTACAAGAGTATAAAACAATAA
- a CDS encoding Gfo/Idh/MocA family protein: protein MADNKINIALVGCGRISKNHIKAIYNHSSKATLIAICDPEEGRIQTVIQSIKKDFAGIGESPISFTSYKHMLESHERHELKIDLVVIATPSGMHSSQVIMAAKKGIHCCSEKPMATNWTDAKEMVKACEDNDVKLFIMKQNRLNKTLKLLKEQIEKKRFGKIYLVNANVFWQRPQSYYDQDKWRGTKNLDGGALMNQGIHYVDLIQWLIGPIIKINAFTATLGREIECEDTATLQFSWESGTLGTMAITMLTFPHNIEGSITVLGEKGSVKIGGVALNEIKYWNFKDINSDDKEKVEFNNYKIDNVYGFGHEKYYLNMINVLNGKEDPICSGKSGLNSLELVVAAYKSANTNQIVEIPLDLE, encoded by the coding sequence ATGGCTGACAACAAAATAAATATTGCCTTGGTTGGTTGCGGTAGGATCTCGAAGAATCACATTAAGGCTATATATAATCATTCAAGCAAAGCAACTTTGATAGCAATTTGCGATCCAGAAGAAGGAAGAATACAAACAGTAATTCAATCAATAAAAAAAGATTTTGCGGGTATTGGTGAATCACCAATCAGCTTTACTAGCTATAAACATATGCTGGAGTCTCACGAAAGGCATGAACTAAAAATTGATCTTGTCGTAATTGCAACTCCTAGTGGAATGCATTCCTCTCAGGTAATTATGGCTGCTAAAAAAGGTATTCATTGTTGTTCCGAAAAACCAATGGCTACTAATTGGACGGATGCCAAAGAAATGGTAAAAGCTTGTGAAGATAATGATGTTAAATTATTTATAATGAAACAAAACAGACTGAATAAAACCTTAAAACTATTGAAAGAGCAGATAGAAAAAAAAAGGTTTGGGAAAATCTACTTAGTCAATGCAAATGTATTCTGGCAGAGGCCTCAAAGTTATTATGATCAAGATAAATGGAGAGGCACAAAAAATTTAGATGGTGGAGCATTAATGAATCAAGGTATTCATTATGTTGACTTAATACAGTGGTTGATTGGACCAATAATTAAAATAAATGCATTTACAGCAACTCTTGGAAGAGAAATTGAATGCGAAGATACCGCAACATTACAATTTTCATGGGAGTCGGGAACACTTGGAACAATGGCAATAACAATGCTTACATTCCCACATAATATTGAGGGTTCTATTACTGTATTAGGTGAAAAAGGAAGTGTGAAAATAGGAGGTGTTGCCTTAAATGAAATAAAATATTGGAACTTTAAGGATATAAATTCGGATGATAAAGAGAAAGTAGAATTTAATAATTATAAAATAGATAATGTTTATGGGTTTGGACATGAGAAATATTACCTCAATATGATAAATGTATTAAATGGAAAGGAAGATCCAATTTGTAGTGGAAAATCAGGATTAAATAGTCTAGAGCTTGTTGTAGCTGCTTATAAGTCTGCCAATACTAATCAAATAGTTGAAATACCATTAGACTTAGAATAA
- a CDS encoding class I SAM-dependent methyltransferase, translating to MSIKNHIIIKIITKVKSLKIFKNLVDRLYNSSMYWKYRHIINSSFWYNQYNHSTEKSRNIYSDISKKYSLNTFFEFGCGSAPNLKNIITNHSKDIKYLGYDISNKAIDVCREKYSDKSYKFINKISKSIIKDTLASYKSESFDCAIYHRVFYLLNKKLITKHLYEYSNLFKYIIIYDFHKKKSLQDSYLYRNYNILDYESLLLEFDFSIIFKQKTDPYSESQYFRNNAHFLLFKNNKKNNI from the coding sequence ATGTCTATTAAAAATCATATAATTATTAAAATAATTACTAAAGTAAAATCTTTAAAAATTTTTAAAAATCTTGTTGACAGATTATACAATTCAAGTATGTACTGGAAATATAGGCATATAATTAATAGTTCATTTTGGTATAATCAATATAATCATTCAACGGAAAAGTCAAGAAATATTTATTCTGATATATCTAAAAAATATTCACTAAATACCTTTTTTGAGTTTGGATGCGGAAGTGCTCCAAATCTAAAGAATATTATAACTAACCATTCAAAAGATATTAAATATTTAGGATATGATATAAGTAATAAAGCTATAGATGTATGTAGAGAAAAGTATTCTGATAAATCATATAAATTTATAAATAAAATATCAAAATCAATTATAAAAGATACACTTGCATCTTATAAATCAGAATCTTTTGATTGTGCAATATATCACAGAGTTTTTTACCTTCTAAATAAAAAATTAATAACAAAACATTTGTATGAATATTCAAATTTATTTAAATATATAATAATATATGATTTCCATAAAAAGAAATCACTACAGGACTCCTATCTTTATAGAAACTATAATATTTTAGATTACGAAAGTTTACTTTTAGAGTTTGATTTCAGTATTATTTTCAAACAGAAGACAGATCCATATTCAGAATCGCAATACTTTAGGAATAATGCACATTTTCTTTTATTTAAAAATAATAAAAAAAATAATATCTAA
- a CDS encoding class I SAM-dependent methyltransferase, producing MPTDLQKNIDWYKTYSKNTGGAYRNSLINPENFYQVFARDIAFYKVLNFIDLRKIKTLKVLDVGCGDGNGTIKFIQLGFLPSNVYGIELIKERLEKAKNQYPNLNFMINDASNLEFESNSFDLVNESTMFIHSIDKVESDEIAKEMIRVTKKNKYIILQDWRYSKPWNHNYNGLSKSRIKEIFSVGVLTELICQRNGALIPPLGRRISRYFPYLYFIISALFPFLVGGNVTLLRKL from the coding sequence ATGCCAACAGATCTACAAAAAAATATAGATTGGTACAAGACATATTCAAAAAATACAGGCGGTGCATATAGAAATTCACTAATTAACCCAGAAAACTTCTATCAAGTTTTTGCTCGTGATATTGCATTCTATAAAGTACTAAATTTTATCGACTTAAGAAAAATAAAAACTCTAAAAGTATTGGATGTTGGATGTGGAGATGGGAATGGAACAATAAAATTTATTCAGCTTGGCTTTTTACCATCAAATGTTTACGGCATTGAATTAATAAAAGAAAGATTGGAAAAAGCAAAAAATCAGTATCCAAATCTAAATTTTATGATAAATGATGCCTCCAATTTAGAATTCGAATCTAATAGTTTTGATTTGGTTAATGAATCAACTATGTTCATTCACTCTATTGATAAGGTTGAATCAGATGAAATAGCAAAGGAAATGATAAGAGTTACAAAAAAAAATAAATATATAATACTTCAAGATTGGAGATATTCAAAGCCATGGAATCATAATTACAATGGTTTATCTAAATCAAGAATCAAAGAAATATTCTCAGTTGGTGTTCTAACAGAACTCATTTGCCAAAGAAATGGAGCTTTGATTCCGCCTTTAGGAAGGAGAATATCTAGGTATTTTCCATATTTATATTTTATAATAAGTGCATTATTTCCATTTTTAGTTGGGGGAAATGTTACATTACTAAGAAAGCTATAA
- a CDS encoding methyltransferase domain-containing protein — protein MNVGDKIETESSSWNFAGDVPENFIEHARKSIPLYREGHKLISDYSDFFVKDNSVCYEIGVSTGELISQLAKKNKNKKNITWIGIDSEEKMTEFASKYTENISNINIINQDCVNFDYEPSDIIISYYCIQFIYPKYRQLLFNRIYKSLNWGGAFFLFEKVRGPDARFQDIATCWYNEWKESNGFSPSQILNKTKSLKGILEPFSTQGNLDLLRQAGFKDISTIMKFSCFEGFLAIK, from the coding sequence ATGAATGTAGGCGACAAGATAGAGACAGAGTCATCATCATGGAATTTTGCTGGCGATGTTCCTGAAAACTTCATTGAACATGCTAGAAAATCAATCCCTCTTTACAGAGAAGGACATAAATTAATAAGTGACTATAGCGATTTTTTTGTAAAGGATAATAGTGTTTGTTATGAAATTGGAGTATCCACGGGTGAATTAATTTCTCAATTAGCTAAAAAGAATAAAAACAAAAAAAATATTACTTGGATTGGTATTGATTCCGAAGAGAAAATGACAGAATTTGCTTCTAAATATACAGAAAATATTTCTAATATTAATATCATAAATCAGGATTGTGTCAATTTTGATTATGAACCATCTGATATAATCATTTCATATTATTGTATTCAATTTATTTATCCAAAATATCGTCAATTACTTTTTAATAGGATTTATAAAAGTCTAAATTGGGGTGGAGCTTTCTTCTTGTTTGAAAAAGTAAGAGGACCTGACGCGAGATTTCAAGATATAGCTACATGTTGGTATAATGAGTGGAAGGAATCTAACGGTTTTAGTCCAAGTCAAATTTTAAATAAGACTAAGAGTCTTAAAGGTATTTTAGAACCTTTTTCAACGCAGGGTAATTTAGATTTATTAAGACAAGCAGGTTTTAAAGATATTTCTACCATAATGAAATTTTCTTGTTTTGAAGGTTTTCTTGCTATAAAATAG